AATATACATCTTCCAGAAATCCATGCCTACGGGAAAGTTGGCAAAATGGTAGATACtattgagtgagttcgacatcatttaTATAACTCAAAAGGCGGTCAAGGGGCAAGCGTTGGCAGATCATCTGGCATAAAATCTTGTgggtggagaatacgaaccattgaaaacatattttcccgatgaagaggtatcattcgtaggagaagatatcaccgaaacctatgacggttggagaatgttcttcgatggagctgcaaacttcaaaggagtaggaatTGGAGCAGTTTTAATGTCAGAAACAGGTCAACACTATCCAGCATTCGTAAAGctcaggtttccatgtaccaacaatatggcagaatatgaggcttgcaccttgggactcaagttggccattgacatgaacgttcaggaattgctggtaattggagattcagGCCTTTTGGTATATCAGGTTcaaggagaatgggctacaaagaataccaaaatattgccatatttgtactacgtacaagagttgatgaagaggttcacaaaaatagagttcaaacatgtttcgAGAATCTAGAATTAGTTCGCAGATGCGTTGGCCACTCTagcttccatgatacaacacccagacaagaatttcatcgatcctattccAGTAGGGATTCATAATCATTCAgattattgtgctcatgttgatgAAGAAACTGATGGGAATCCATAGTTCCATGAtatcaaagaatacttggcaaaaTGAGAGTACCCGAagcacgcaaatcatactcagaaatgcacactccaaagattgtccaaccatttcttccaaagtggaggaattctgtacagaagcactccagatctaggattattacggtgtgtcaacgccaaggaagcatccaaatttctcgaagagaaatatgccggaacttgcggaccacacatgaatggttttgtTTTAGCCAAAAAGATATTTAGAGCAGGATATTTCTGGATTACTAtagaaacagactgcatcaggtatgtccaaaagtgtcatcaatgccaagtacatgcgGATATGCTatgagtgccacccaatgaagtCAATGCAataagtgcaccttggcctttctccgcctgggggatggatgtcatcggtccaatcgaacccgccgcttcaaataggcataggttcattctagtgtccatagactatttcacaaaatgggttgaagccacatcttacaaggctgtaactaaaAAGGTCGCCACAGATTTCGTTAGGGATCGTATTGTCTGTCGATTCGGGGCACCGaaatcaatcatcaccgacaacgccgccaaccttaacagtgatttgatgaaatccatgtgtgaaaccttcaagatcaagcataggaATTCCACATCATACATGCCACAAATGAATAGAGAATGTCCAAAGATTTCAACAAAAGGATcaggcctagacaattcacaccggggtAGTTGGTgctgaagcggatcttcccgcatcaagatgaagccaaaggaaaattttcacccaattggcaaggaccctacatggttcacagagtactaacaagaggagcgctcatactcgcagagatggacggagaagtttggccaaaacctatcaactcagacgctatcaagagatactatgtttagattgtttacatttcttcatttgatgtaactgaactacgcttgacctgattcccatttaagaggggatacgtaggcagacctgtgggttcggtcacatctcaataaaatcttcatttttgccatggtcagaaactggggcagaattttgaggaggaccctcaaaattctaaagcaagtccagccaacttcGTCATACATAGAACAGTCCAAGAATTGCTTTTAaactggggtagaattttgaggaggaacCTCAAAATTCTAGAGAAAGGAagccgcaatgtctctaaaatatgtcacagtcattggtttATCTAACTTAGTCGATATTgcatactactatattttaaataactacattcatcaaatGCCCGCATTTTTTTCCGAAAAACTTCATTTCTATAAACAACCAGATGTTACCTAGGGTGACTCAAACAGGATCTCAAGACAGGAGCACAGGCAAAGTAAAAGACAAAAgtgcgaaccaaccttcccctacaaaactcacaatttttctttggatgcaggcacagtaagacaataatatCTGCAGAAACATCAGGTCACTACCTTCAAGATAGCAGATTATCTATCCTAAGCATCTCCAGTTAAGAAACACTCTACTATCACTCATCGTtttctttgcataaggctaagctctgcctccctaattgcataaggctaagcattgcctttctttgcatgagactaagcattgtctcctttctttgcatgagactaagcattgtctcctatttgcacgaggctaagcattgcctccttaactgcataaatctaagcactgcctttctttgcatgagactaagcattgtctcctattttgcatgaggctaagccctgcctccttaactgcataaggctaagcactgcctttccttacttcgagactaagcattgtctcttattttgcataaggctaagccctgcctccctaattgcgtaaggataagcactgcctttccttgtatgagactaagcattgtctcctttctttgcatgagactaagcattatctcctatttgcacgatgctaagcatcgcctccttaactgcataaggctaaacattgcctccttaactacacaaggctaagcattgccttctttgcatgagactaagcattgtctcctattttgcatgaagctaagcaccgcttccccttctttgcatgagactaagcactgtctcctattttacatgaggctaagccctgccttccCCTCTTGCATacggctaagcattgcctttgcCTCAAGATTAAATACTATTTCCACTATGCCATCTAAGACCTAGCACTATCCTCTGTTcacctagggctaagcactgccctcatcttacacaagactaagccttgtcttgtctcatcttTGCATGTGACCAAGCGTCACATCTTTGCACTTCATaggctgaaatatcgccattttgtccGAAGGCATCATTCCTCATAGCCGGGAGACACTATTCCATGGTCTGAAGATCTCTCAAAATtgtacatcattattcaaaggcgtcatagtccaaaggcaccatcctcatggcccgaggacatcatttcatagCCTGCGAATCACTTATCATACACTTCATAGCCCAGGACGCCATGGTCTAAGGATATCATCCTCACCTTCCGAAGACAatcttcatggtccaaagggaatttgcatcaagTTTGAATTTTCTCAGTAACCCATATAtttgcatgcatcgtgttttaagttttgcaggtaatccaggaagtaaccgttctcctaacaGGAGCAATCTTcaccttggtttttgttcaacgtTCATATCCTGCAATTACTTCAAACGCAACCAATCACCATCAGTTACCCACTCTTACTTGATAACCGTTCAGATACTCGTTTTGAGACACATCCGTAACGTTTCAGATTCGCATTCACGATTTCGTATAAACTCATCCGATATTGTCCTACCCAAAGGAACCCTTTCCGAAACATACGATCATTCCTATAACAACTTTGTCGGTCTCATTCactgttggatccagaactacacacgacctgattctcGTAACAcctgggatatgtaggcaactcagaaatCAGGGTTCAGCCTCCATTTTTTTAAATCACCTCATTTGGTCAAAATCGGTGATCATTTTcattacccgacaactctttcatcaatcccgggtaaagagggacagctgttgatatccaattttgccctcatattttccaaaaaatatatatactttcaaaatagtactttttgcatcattatttagtttacaaacctatacaagcattttctataatttttcataatttttaagagctttaaattaattttcttgcatttaaattatataaatatctagtaattatccctttaaattattttgtgataacttagttacctaaaattattatttttgaacctataatatatgttttaaatattttatttcattccatATAATTATATTAGCATTTTTAAGCAatttatctaattttgcaataatgaCCTATATTCATACACAATTGCTCTTTActttatattatttatgtcaaaatagcatatttatatttttttataatactaagttattattttaagcatttcagtgcataaataatatttttatttatttattaagcatTTTATATAAATCATTTTGATAAAATTTagggtatttaaataatagcccatTCTAACCAATTTTGGACCATATTAGTGGCCCAAAACTACCCAAACCTTAGCCAAGTCTATCCCAGCCCAAAGCCAAACAACCCCTTAATCCAAAACCCAGTTGGTACCCGTTAATCGACCCGTCCCGTTGAAATTTTtttaatcctggccgttgatatTTCAAGATCAATGTCCCTCATTCATCCTCTCCTTTTAAATCAAcctcacccaaaccctaaccTTTATTTCGCCCGTCCGCCGCCCCCAAATCCTCTTGAACGTTCTCCTCTCTCCACAGAAACCCTAGTTGCCCCCTCAAATCTCTCCAAATCCATCTCAACCATGGATTCTCTCCATGATTTCCTTACCTTTTGTGTGTTATCTCATTACTTTCTACAAAAAtatggtatcacctagtacttgcctaaacatgaaAAATACTCTCTCTCAAAATCTGGCCATTCAACTTCAATCACTTGAATCTGGACAGTATTTAGTCCATATACATCATGAccatggctatatgggtccgattagccaagatATTCGGTCAATCTTTGATTTCTGTCAATTAGGGTTTACCTATTTTTTCCCTAATCCGATTTTTATTGATTCTGCATGTTaatatttccttatttatgtttgtttttatagtttttcttgtttGCTGGTTCGATTTCTATCTCTATATAAACCCATCCCCTTTAAAGCAGGGGGGAATCGATATCCTTTCACTAAAAATTGGAGCTTTGTTAtgtgattccctcattctcttgttTTGTACTtcattttggccggctgaaagccaaggccactaagatTCTGTTATTCGAACTTTtccttggtgcgagcattgctcggagttcttttgaagctcttgggaactttgacgcattgagattctgggttcttgtggaatttttgttctttgttattgtctgtttaactggtaagtcgcttgatcttttgcaatttcatttttTATGTGTCTCTGATTTGCATGTGCTCTCGTTTATGAAATCTATGGCTTAATGTGTTTCTGCGCTACTTTTATGCACAACTCTGTTAGCTTTACACTCGTTTTAAATCTCTCTAGCATTTAACtcctcctaatgctgctagttctgagtttgtctatgtctaacttggataatctgaacCCTCCTAAGCTCATTTAGCTAGTGTATTGGTGTCTGAATGTTcaatatgcttacctgctttgtCCTGAATCTTTGTAATGAATGCCTCATATCTGTAATAACCTGTGTTAAGACCTTCACTGTTAAATATGACTTGTTtctctgctattgtgtcactcagcatgctcaCTTGATCTCATACCCCTTTAATGATAGCTTTAAATTATAGAACAGTTATCTCAACTTGCTTTCCCTACCATGTTTGAACTGTTTTAAGATGAATGCCTGGCATAACTTAGACCTTCCCTAGTTAATTAGTCTACTGATCAATACTTGAATGCCTACATTTGCCATTTGACATGAGTTTATTTTCACTCAGTTCTGAACCTCTACAATGATTATCTTGCATATGTAATGTGTTCTAATATGTGTTAAGATTTTTTTTTCTATCAGCTATGACCTTGCTTCCCTGCTAATTTGTCCCCCAGCATGTCTTTGGCTCACTTAATTCCTTGTTCCTTCAGTGATTACTTGACTTGTCATAATGTGTGTTCCCCTATCATGTCTGAATGTTGTCTTGTTCCCTGATGAGAGTAAACATGTCTGTCTTATGACACTAGGATGTATACAtagcataatttggaccttttaggTTTCAACTTGTTATTATTATGCACTTGTGCATGATAATCTTTGTCAATATTGCAAACTTGTTTTTCCCCTAACACTTTTAATATGTGGCCGTCTATGAGTTATTTTACTAAGTGTTGAACCTGCTTCTAAGTCCCTACTGAACCTACGTTTAATTTTTCTGACCTGTTTGATTAGTTTCTTTGTGTTCTCATCCTTGCTATGTCTATTTTAAGTTATAAGTGTATCCCTTAATTCATGTCCCTCAACCATTATCCACTCTCCCTCATTTGTTATCTATGCTATCTTTAACCTCTCATTCGTAGCCGggtgaaagccaaggctaccaagGCTCTTACTATTGGCcttcctagtgtgagcactgctcggggtccaattgaggcccttgtgaactctgacacactagggcttggtcctagtcATTCTCTCAACCTCCAAAACTGCCCTTAATACTCTACTTCCTGTCATGTACTGTATATCGATATTGGTTGTCCCAAGTGGTGCAACACTTGTGCTGTAGCTCATTGAATTGGTATGGACTTCTCTATTGATCCCTAAGTTGTGTATTGGATATGGCTCTTTCCTGAAGGCCTGAGTATGCTATATAAGAGATATTGAAGGCCTAGTAAAGCtgggtatttagttattttatttggggCTGCTGTGGGCCTATTGTTACTGGTATGTAACGCTGTTACTTTTACTCAttgttgggcctgtaataatcttttcataaacaattggggttgttagtaaaagggaatggggtagattttaatatttacaTGCGATAAGTAGATAACATGCTTATAGGACTTGGTAATAtgtttgctatatgtgttgtTCGATTACATGAGCATTGTAGAGATCATGACATTAGGGGAGCACACACACACATTACTTGTTTACTATTAATCATAAGTTCAAATGCTATGCCTACTGCTACGTGTTTATAGACAGCATGCTTATAAGGAGTAAGCACACCTTCAACTTGCATGATTACTTTCAAATATACTAGAAAACAGCCTATAGGAATAGACAAAGTTTTTCTTCAATTCGCTTCAGTTATTcactagaaattatgcctataggatttttgATCACTTCATTCGTTATGGTATTGCACTGATCACTAGAAATCTTGTTTATAGGACTAAGTATAAATGAAATGAGTTCTAATCATCAATcgtagagatcctgcctataggaaataattgctcgTTAATTGGTTAATGCTAGACCATTGAAACACGGCTTTATGCACGTCGTATGAATAATTCTGGGACTCTTTCCCTAGCAGATTCTGTTGTACCCAACTGCATAAATCACTTAGGCATCACACATATAGGATTGGAAACCTAAACCTCTCAACAATTAGCTTATAATACCTGTACGATTATGTCTATAAGCTATATCCTGCATCTGAAATCACTTGCATACTTtgatcgcctagaaagcatgtctataggattctgcATATTCCTGATCGGCATATGTGTTTGTGtacatttgttgcttaagtgtggaagCAAACTTGAGCCTTGACTGCCTATATGTGATGTCCAATGTGTCTTGTATGGcacctagttttgacatttctgtgcagcctaagtgaggtctagaaccatccaaagtaAATGTCCAATACCTCCTGGATCATAGGTATggaacgggtagtgcacgcataaggtacgaactataattgaattagtgcgctttaggtaacacctttaacatagtaatcgggtagtaggagatgatagtctgtgcccgctaaataatatgagtaacaccccatcttgaggaagttacgaagtattatttatgttgcacggggggatcctttaggataaaaaacataggacccccccccccctctttatatgctgttattagatctaaatagttgtatccctatatttgcactaagatctgtattaatcatgttgtaataaagttctgtGACTTCTGAACTCCTAtacttatttgatcacctagcttaatcataATCCACATAACCTTAAGTTCAGCCGagacccacaattgtggacctcgaggagtgcctaacagcttctctttgaggtaacttgagcccttacccaatctttggtggcgttgactagtcaaacagagtcatttctataataggtgccctaatgcaccttaaaccgttaggtgtcgactctcctcttttaatacctccttaaaagagttgtcatatgtcgaaacccgatttcacgAGAAAAAGGGGACGCGACactgatcttgaaggtttcacacatggatctcatcaaatcactgttaaggttggcggTATTGTCGGTAATGATTGACTCCGGTACCCCGAATCGATAGACAATACGATCCCTAACGaaatctgctacgaccttcttagttacagccttgtaagatgtggcttcaacccattttgtgaatatagtctatggccactagaataaacatgtgcccatttgaagcggcggattcgattggaccgatgacatccatcagccaagcggagaaaggccaaggtgcacttgttgcattgagttcattgggtggcactcgtatcatatcagcatgtacttggcattgatgacacttttggacatacctaatgcagtctgtttccacagtcatccaaaaataccctgctcttaatatcttcttagctaagacaaagccattcatgtgtggtccacaAGTTCCGACGTGTATGGAGTCCTTCTGTACTGAATACCTCCGCTTTGGAAGAAGTGGTTAGATAACATTCGGATGTAcatttctgagtatgatttgcatgctccgggtattcttcttttgccaaatattctttgatgtcatggaaccatggatttccatcaatttcttcttcaacgtgagcacaataagctggctgattataAATCCCTACCAGgatagggtcgatgaaattcttgtttgggtgttgtatcatgaaagatagagtggccaatgcatctgcgaactcattttggattctcggaacatgtttgaactctatctttgtgaatctcttctttaattcttgtacatagtacaaatacggcagtattttggtattctttatagctcattctcctagaacctgataTACCAAAAGGCCTGAGTCACTaattaccagcaattcctgaacgttcatgtcaatggccaacttgagtcccaagatgcaagcctcatattctgccatattgttggtataTGGAAAACTGAGCTTTgcggatactggatagtgttgacctATCTCTGATACTAAAACTGCTCCAATATtcactcctttgaaatttgcagatccatcgaagaacattctccaaccatcataagTTTCgatgatatcttctcctacgaatgatacctcttcgtTAGGAAAATACATTTTCAGTGGTTCGTACTCTCCGTCTATaggattttctgccagatgatctgcCAACGCTTGCCCCTTgatagccttctgagttacatagatgatttTGAAATCATTTAGTAATATCTTCCATTTTGCTAACTTCCCCTtgggcatgggtttctggaagatgtattttaacggatccatccttgatatgagatatgtggtgtaggcacaaaagtagtgcctcaacttttgagctatccatgtcaaagcataGCAGGTGCATTCCGAcaaagaataccgtgcttcgtagggtttgaacttcttactcagatagtatatggcttgttcctttcttcccgtctcgtcgtgttgtcccaagacacagccgaaagccccatctagtacagataaatagagtagcagaggtctcccaggttccggtgggaccagaataggtggtttggataaatattccttgatcttgtcaaaggctttctggcactcttcagtccaacttgttgcaacgtctttcttcaacattttgaaaatcatttcATGGATCATAGTTAATTGTTCTATGAaatggctgatgtaattgagacgccctaagaaactcatcacatctttcttgttcttcagAGGTGgaaaatcttggatagccttgaccttt
This sequence is a window from Nicotiana tomentosiformis chromosome 5, ASM39032v3, whole genome shotgun sequence. Protein-coding genes within it:
- the LOC138891973 gene encoding uncharacterized protein gives rise to the protein MFFDGAANFKGVGIGAVLMSETGQHYPAFVKLRFPCTNNMAEYEACTLGLKLAIDMNVQELLVIGDSGLLVYQVQGEWATKNTKILPYLYYVQELMKRFTKIEFKHVSRI